In a genomic window of Salegentibacter salegens:
- a CDS encoding mechanosensitive ion channel family protein — MTSDPLLFKYILSGAISLLVCFFIAFYILKKIGKDPRNILPVNFAQRVWIPLLIFLAALILKIALLSKIFIYEYTYNILQPISTLGIILSATWLIILTLKILKNRMLKRYDVNTSDNLKARKIYTQFNILENIIIFIIVIMAIGIALMSFESIRSVGVSVLTSAGIAGIIIGFSAQKAIGTLLAGIQIAFTQPIRLQDAVIVEGEWGWIEEITLTYVVIKVWDKRRLVVPSTYFIETPFQNWTKNSADLLGTVFIYTDYTVPVDKIREELDRLLETTPLWDKQAKVVQVTDATDRSMEIRILVSAKDSPTAFDLRVFIREKLIDFLKENYPESLPKSRVQINKEDDKQVQNPKTH, encoded by the coding sequence ATGACCTCAGACCCTTTACTATTTAAATATATTCTTTCTGGTGCAATTAGCCTGCTTGTTTGCTTCTTCATAGCGTTTTATATTCTAAAGAAAATAGGTAAAGATCCACGAAACATACTACCTGTAAATTTTGCACAAAGGGTTTGGATTCCACTTTTAATTTTTCTTGCTGCTTTAATCTTAAAAATCGCCCTGCTAAGCAAGATTTTTATATATGAATACACCTATAACATTCTCCAACCCATAAGTACCCTCGGAATAATACTCAGTGCTACCTGGTTAATTATTCTCACGCTAAAAATTCTCAAAAACCGCATGCTGAAGCGGTATGATGTAAATACTTCTGATAATTTAAAGGCCAGGAAAATTTATACACAATTTAATATCCTTGAGAATATTATCATTTTTATTATCGTAATTATGGCTATAGGAATTGCCTTAATGAGTTTTGAAAGCATACGCTCTGTTGGAGTAAGTGTTTTAACTTCAGCAGGAATTGCGGGAATTATTATAGGTTTTTCGGCCCAAAAAGCTATTGGAACTTTACTGGCGGGAATTCAAATTGCATTTACGCAACCCATAAGATTACAGGATGCCGTAATTGTAGAAGGCGAATGGGGATGGATTGAAGAAATTACACTTACCTACGTGGTGATTAAAGTTTGGGACAAAAGAAGATTGGTAGTACCCTCTACCTATTTTATTGAAACTCCTTTTCAAAACTGGACTAAAAATTCAGCCGATCTTTTAGGTACCGTATTCATTTATACAGATTATACCGTACCTGTAGATAAAATTAGAGAAGAACTGGATAGACTGCTTGAAACTACTCCGCTTTGGGATAAACAAGCCAAAGTAGTACAGGTTACCGATGCAACTGATAGGTCTATGGAAATAAGAATTTTAGTAAGCGCTAAAGATTCTCCAACCGCATTTGATTTACGCGTATTTATTAGGGAGAAACTCATAGATTTTCTTAAAGAAAATTATCCGGAGAGTCTCCCTAAAAGTCGCGTGCAAATTAATAAAGAAGATGACAAACAAGTTCAGAATCCTAAAACTCACTAA
- a CDS encoding glycoside hydrolase family 15 protein — translation MENLDYGIIGNCKSAALISKTGSLEWCCLPNFASAAVFAKLLDEKKGGSFEIIVDDSYKITQEYLWETNILNTEFTDGENSFQVIDFMPRYPREDGSFYAPPDIIRFIRLISGKPKFKVKYDPRLDFAREKTYNEFKGNYIKSFTKEGKYDSLFLYSSFDLNDVLEERELELTGNAYFLLGYHEKLITQSLDRSYLKFQRTKTYWMNWSAKTTRYTHYENEIMRSALVLKCLSYKKSGAVLAAATTSLPETIGEERNWDYRFCWIRDASMVIKVMAGLGHIKSAKDFLQFIIDIIPDKDEKIQIMYGINGEKELTEHILDHLSGYKDSHPVRTGNAAYIQKQNDIYGILMEVIYQQFNQFETSLENSEELWTVVRGIVSIVEENWQKPDKGIWELRTEDRHFVFSKLLCWVAIDRAIKIGEVLRMGINDTHWKSLRAEIYNDIYNNGWNEEVQAYTQYYGSKDLDASTLLMEQYGFIEAKDPRFVSTVHATERELCKDGLMYRYKNKDDFGEPTSSFTICTFWLIDSLFKVGEKKKAKQMFDQLLSYSNHLGLFSEDIDFETKRLLGNFPQAYSHLALIETAANFSLGTTSEETWLSEF, via the coding sequence ATGGAGAATTTAGATTACGGAATTATAGGGAATTGCAAGAGTGCGGCACTAATATCAAAAACAGGTTCGTTAGAATGGTGTTGTTTGCCAAATTTTGCTTCGGCCGCGGTTTTTGCAAAATTACTGGACGAGAAAAAAGGTGGAAGTTTTGAAATTATCGTAGACGATTCTTATAAAATTACCCAGGAATATCTTTGGGAAACCAATATTTTAAATACCGAATTTACCGATGGAGAAAATTCTTTTCAGGTTATAGATTTTATGCCGCGTTATCCCCGTGAAGATGGTTCCTTTTACGCCCCGCCAGATATAATTAGGTTTATACGTTTAATTAGCGGAAAGCCTAAATTTAAGGTGAAATATGACCCTCGTTTAGATTTTGCCCGGGAAAAAACCTACAATGAATTTAAAGGAAATTATATTAAAAGTTTTACCAAAGAAGGTAAATACGATTCGCTTTTTCTATATTCTAGTTTTGACCTGAATGATGTTTTAGAAGAAAGGGAACTTGAATTAACCGGGAATGCCTACTTTTTACTCGGTTATCACGAAAAGCTTATCACGCAATCTTTAGATAGATCTTATTTAAAATTTCAGCGAACCAAGACTTATTGGATGAATTGGAGCGCCAAAACTACCCGTTATACGCATTACGAAAATGAAATAATGCGTAGCGCTTTGGTTTTAAAATGCCTTAGTTATAAAAAATCTGGTGCGGTTTTAGCCGCAGCCACCACTTCTTTGCCCGAAACCATTGGGGAAGAGCGAAACTGGGATTATCGTTTCTGCTGGATTCGTGATGCTTCTATGGTAATTAAAGTAATGGCAGGCCTTGGCCATATAAAATCGGCTAAAGATTTTCTTCAATTTATCATAGATATTATCCCAGATAAAGATGAGAAAATCCAGATTATGTATGGAATTAACGGGGAGAAGGAGCTTACCGAACATATTTTAGATCACTTATCGGGTTATAAAGATTCTCATCCGGTAAGGACCGGAAATGCTGCTTATATTCAGAAGCAAAATGATATCTACGGAATTTTGATGGAGGTGATCTATCAGCAATTCAATCAATTTGAAACTTCTTTAGAAAATTCAGAAGAACTCTGGACTGTAGTACGCGGAATAGTGAGTATTGTAGAAGAAAACTGGCAGAAACCCGATAAAGGAATTTGGGAATTACGTACCGAAGACCGGCATTTTGTATTCTCAAAACTCCTTTGCTGGGTGGCGATAGACAGAGCGATAAAGATTGGGGAAGTTTTAAGAATGGGAATTAACGATACGCATTGGAAGTCTTTACGTGCCGAAATTTATAATGATATTTATAATAACGGCTGGAATGAAGAAGTACAGGCATATACCCAATATTATGGGTCTAAAGATTTAGATGCTTCAACTTTATTAATGGAGCAATACGGGTTTATTGAAGCGAAAGATCCGCGTTTTGTGAGTACGGTACACGCAACCGAAAGGGAATTGTGTAAAGACGGATTAATGTATAGATATAAGAATAAAGACGATTTTGGAGAACCAACTTCTTCTTTTACTATTTGTACATTTTGGCTAATTGACAGTCTTTTTAAAGTTGGAGAAAAGAAGAAAGCAAAACAAATGTTTGATCAGTTGCTTTCTTATAGTAATCATTTAGGTTTATTTAGTGAAGATATAGATTTCGAGACCAAAAGATTGTTGGGTAATTTTCCGCAGGCTTATTCCCATTTGGCGCTAATAGAAACAGCTGCTAATTTTAGTTTGGGCACAACTTCTGAAGAGACCTGGCTTAGTGAGTTTTAG